CACGACCTTGAGTGGCTTCTCGAGCACGGCCAGCACGCGCGGCAGTTCATGCCCGCGCTTCAGCACCAGGCCGGCAGCATTGACCACCGAATAGGCGCCCTGCTTGTCCTTCAGCTTGGGACAGACCTCGATGCGGTAGAGCGGCATCTCGGAGGCGCGCCGGAACACGGCGAATACGGCCTTGTCCTTCAGGAACTCGATCGCGTAGTCGCGCCATTCGCCGGCGGCCACCATGCGGCCATAGAGCCGGAGAATGACCTCGAGGTCGCGGCGATCGAAGGCGGTCCGCTGGGGGGGAGCACCGGCGTTCAGGGGAACGACGGCGCCCGACGAACTGGGCTCGATATCCGACATTGCACTCCTTCCATCGCTCACGCCGAAGCGTCACGGGCCGGTCATGATCGACCCGCGCGCCGCTCTTGGCAAGATGCGACGGATGGGACTCAGATCGCCTTCGAGGTCCGCTCGAACAGCTCCAGCGTCTTGTAGCGCCCCTTCGGCGCCAGCAATCCCTCTTCCACCAGCTGGTCGTGCACCCGCTTGGCGATGTCATAGGCATAGGAGCCGGTGTAGAAGGCGATGGTGCCGCCGGTGCGGGTCTGGCCAGCCATCAGCTTCGTCATCGCATAGTCGGTCAGGCCGCCATAGGCGTCGTTCGCCTCGGTGCGGAACTCGCCGACATGGAACAGCGTGACAATGTCGAACACCGGCAGAAGCCGCGCGTCGAGCTGGTAGATGTCGCCGAAATAGGCCTTGTAGCCCCAGCCGAGCTCCGGGTTCTCGGTGATCATCGTCTCATAGGTACGGATCTCGCCGGGCGATGCCGTGATGCCGAGAATGGCATTCTTCCGGTCCTTCTCGACATTGTGCAGGCCAAGCAGATGGTGCCCGCCGGTGCCGAAATGGAAGATCGCCTTGCCCGAGACCGCGTTGTCATCGAGCCAGTCGCAGAAATGGACATCGCAAGGGCATTCCTTGACGCGCAGATCCCAAAAATGATCCCAGATATGCAATGACATGGACGTTCTGCTCCGCTTCTGGCCGACCCCGGCCGCTTTCTATTGAGTTTCCGATACCCGGCGCAGGGCGACGGACGAGAGGCTCGCGCCGTTGGCTCCCCTGGCCAGAACGAGCTTGCGATCATGCAGTGTTTCGAGCGACGGGCGCAGGCCGACGCTGATCAGCGTTGCACCATGGAGCGCGGCGATCAGTCTCTCCAGCATCTCCACCTCGGCCGCCTCGTCGAGTGCCGTTGTCGCGCTGTCGAGAATGACGAGGTCAGGCTGCTGGACCAGAAGGCGGGCAAGGGCGAGGCGCTGGCGTTCGCCGTTCGACAGCAATTGGTCCCAGTGATCGACATCGCCGAGCCTGTCAGCCAGATAGCCAAGGCCCGCCTTGACCAGCGCCTCGGTCAGGATCGGATCATCGACGGCAGCGGACTGGGCCGGGTACAACAGCGCCGCCCTCAGGGAGCCGGCGGGCAGATAGGCCCTTTCCGGGACGAAGGCGATCGACGCGCCTTCGGGCAAGGCGATGATGCCTGTTCCCCAGGGCCACAAGCCGGCCAACGCCCGCACCAGCGTCGACTTGCCCGTCCCGCTCTCGCCCGAGATCATGACCTTCTCGCCGGGCTCGATCCGCGCATCCGCGCGATCGATCAGCACCCGTCCGGATCGATCGGCGATCGTCAGTTCGTCGAAGCGAACCGCACCGGAACTCGAAGGCGCCAGAATGATGCCGCCCGCGTGTCGGGCCTCCAGGTCGCTATCGACATTGTCGATCGCCCGGGTCAATTCGGTCACGCGCAGGATCGAGGCATAGCACTGGGCTATGGCGCGGTAATTGTCGACCAGCCAGGCAATCGCCAGCTGAACCTGAATGAAGGCACCCGCAAGCTGCGTGACCTGGCCAAGCGTGAAATCGCCGGCAAGGTATTTCGGCGCGGCGAGCAGCAGCGGCAGCACCGGCACGAACACCGAACTGCCGTTCATCAGCCAGGTGATCTGGCCATTGCGGCGCACGACCCTCAGCGCGCGCGCCACGAGCTCGGCATAGGTGACGCTGAGTGCACGCCGCTCGTCGTCCTCGCCGCGGATCAGCGCCACGCTCTCGCTATTTTCGCGCAGGCGCGTCAGCTCGAAGCGGAGCTTCGCCTCCGCCTCGTTGCGCCGCGCCATCTCGTTGGGCAGCAGCCGGCCGATCCACAGCATGAGCAGCGACGCACTGACCCCGTAGACGATTGCGGCCAGTACCATGTAGCCGGGGAGGGTGAGGGTTGTCTCGCCCACATGAACCGTTAGCGCTCCGCCGACGAACCACAGGACGCCGACAAAGGTCAGCGCGGAGACGAGCGACAGGACGAGCCCGATGGCGAAGTCGACGATCGGCTCGGTCGCCATGCGCGTGTCGTCGGCAATGCGATATTCGGGATTGGCCGGCTCCGTATGATCAAGCCGCATCCGATAGTAACGCTGCTGGCCAATCCAGCGATCGAGCAACCGGCCGATCAGCCATTCGCGCCAGCGGACCTGCAGCGTCTCTCGGGCAAGCACGATGCACACGCCGACCGCTGCGGCGCAGACGACAAGACCACCAAAGTGAAGAACCTCCCACGACGCGGTCGTTGCATCGGAGGCCTCAAGCGCATCGAAGAACCGGCGGTTCCAGGCATTGACGAGGAAATTGACGGCAACGCTGATAATCAGCAAGCACACCAACGCTGCAGTCAGGAACCAAGCGCGCCTTGCCGTAGCGCCATGCCACCAGCCGCGGGCGAGCCTGAAGAAATCGAGGACAACCTTCCTGTCCAAACCGGAAACTGCCGGGCCCGGGTCGAAGGTGGAAGGAACCATTGAACGCAAAATCCACAGGCCAGCAAAGCGCAACTGGGCCCACGATGAGACATCTGCGCAGTTTACGCAATTCTCCTGAGGCTTTTCGTCGCGGAGCGACTTTTCAGCCCACCCCCAGGACCCGCAGCCAGATCACCGAGCCCAACACCGAGAGCAGTGTCGAAATGGCAACGCTGGTCGACGCAATCCCCACGCCTTCACCATAGCGGGCAGCAAATAGATAGGCGTTGATCCCGGCCGGCATGGCGGCAAACAGCACCACGGTGCCGGTCCAGGCCGGCGGCAGCGCGAAGATGGGGCCGGCGATCACATAGGCGATGGCCGGGTGGACGAACAGCCGAAGAACGCTGACCATCAGGGCGACCGGAACGTCGGCCTTTACGCCATAGGCCTTCAAGGATAGCCCGAGCGTCACCAGCGACAACGGGACCGTGGTCGCGGCCAGCATATCAACCGCTGTGCCGATGGGACCGCTGGGGCGATAGCCGACGAGTTGAGCGAGAACGCCTGCGGCGATGCCGAGCAGAAGCGGATGCGAGGCCAGTCCAAAGGCCAGCTTCCGCGCTATGCCGCTGCCGCTTGAGGAGCGGCTGCCTTCCAGCATCAGGGTCGCAGCTGTCATGGTAATGGGCAGATTGATCGCCAGCAGCATGGCGATCGGGAAGGCCGCGTCGTCTCCATAGGCCTTGAGGATGATCGGGATGCCGATCATCACCGTATTGGCCTGTCCGGCCGAGAGCCCGGCAATCACCGTCTCGCCGCGGCTCCGCCCAAACAGAAAGGCCGCGCCCGCCATCGCGGCGATCCAGACCACCACCATCCCGGCATAATAGGCAATCCAATAGCCCCATGAGATCGCCGTCGGGAAGGTCGCCGCGGTCACCAGCTTGAACAGCAGCGCTGGCGCGCCAATGACGAACAGGTAGCCTGTCAGTCCCTCATTCG
This region of Phreatobacter aquaticus genomic DNA includes:
- a CDS encoding AEC family transporter, which codes for MLDLTLLVLPVFGLIALGYLAALTGLLNDRANEGLTGYLFVIGAPALLFKLVTAATFPTAISWGYWIAYYAGMVVVWIAAMAGAAFLFGRSRGETVIAGLSAGQANTVMIGIPIILKAYGDDAAFPIAMLLAINLPITMTAATLMLEGSRSSSGSGIARKLAFGLASHPLLLGIAAGVLAQLVGYRPSGPIGTAVDMLAATTVPLSLVTLGLSLKAYGVKADVPVALMVSVLRLFVHPAIAYVIAGPIFALPPAWTGTVVLFAAMPAGINAYLFAARYGEGVGIASTSVAISTLLSVLGSVIWLRVLGVG
- a CDS encoding ABC transporter ATP-binding protein/permease, translated to MVPSTFDPGPAVSGLDRKVVLDFFRLARGWWHGATARRAWFLTAALVCLLIISVAVNFLVNAWNRRFFDALEASDATTASWEVLHFGGLVVCAAAVGVCIVLARETLQVRWREWLIGRLLDRWIGQQRYYRMRLDHTEPANPEYRIADDTRMATEPIVDFAIGLVLSLVSALTFVGVLWFVGGALTVHVGETTLTLPGYMVLAAIVYGVSASLLMLWIGRLLPNEMARRNEAEAKLRFELTRLRENSESVALIRGEDDERRALSVTYAELVARALRVVRRNGQITWLMNGSSVFVPVLPLLLAAPKYLAGDFTLGQVTQLAGAFIQVQLAIAWLVDNYRAIAQCYASILRVTELTRAIDNVDSDLEARHAGGIILAPSSSGAVRFDELTIADRSGRVLIDRADARIEPGEKVMISGESGTGKSTLVRALAGLWPWGTGIIALPEGASIAFVPERAYLPAGSLRAALLYPAQSAAVDDPILTEALVKAGLGYLADRLGDVDHWDQLLSNGERQRLALARLLVQQPDLVILDSATTALDEAAEVEMLERLIAALHGATLISVGLRPSLETLHDRKLVLARGANGASLSSVALRRVSETQ
- a CDS encoding DUF2794 domain-containing protein; translation: MSDIEPSSSGAVVPLNAGAPPQRTAFDRRDLEVILRLYGRMVAAGEWRDYAIEFLKDKAVFAVFRRASEMPLYRIEVCPKLKDKQGAYSVVNAAGLVLKRGHELPRVLAVLEKPLKVVQ